CTCTGCAACTGACGTTCCTGCACTGGGGTTTGTCGGGCTGGGGCGTGTATACCTTGGTGGGCATGGCACTGGCATTCTTCAGTTACCGTCATGGCCTGCCCCTGACGATACGATCGACCCTCTATCCCATCTTCGGAAAACGTATCAAAGGCGTGATCGGCCACACGGTGGATACCGCTGCCGTGCTGGGGACGGTGTTCGGTATTGCGACCAGCCTGGGCATCGGCATCATCCAGCTCAACTTCGGGCTGAATTACATGTTCGGCGTACCCGACGGCACCCTGACCCAGGCGATACTGGCTGTGCTGATCGTGATCTTCGCGACTATTTCCGCCGTCACCGGCGTGGACAAAGGCATCCGCCGGCTGTCCGAGTTCAACATGCTGCTGGCCCTGATGTTGATGTTGTTCGTGTTGTTCTCGGGCAAGACCCTGTTCCTGCTCAACGCCCTGGTGATGAACATCGGCGACTACCTTTCCGAGTTCGTCAGTCTGTCGATGAATACCTATGCCTTCGACCCGCCCACCGACTGGCTCAATGCCTGGACCGTGTTCTTCTGGGCCTGGTGGATTGCGTGGGGCCCCTTTGTCGGTCTGTTCCTGGCACGCATATCCCGCGGGCGCACCATCGGCCAGTTCGTGGCCGGCACCTTGATCCTGCCGCTGACTTTCATGATGGCGTGGATGTCGATCATGGGTAACAGTGCCATCGACCTTGTCATCAACGACACCGGCGTGGCGAACTTTGGTCAGCAGGCCATGGAGAATCCGGGCTCGTCCATCTATCTGTTTATGGAAAGTTATCCCTGGGTCGGGTTGACCACCATCGTAGTGACGATCCTTGCCGTGGTCTTCTTCGTGACTTCCGGCGACTCCGGCTCGCTGGTATTGTCCAACCTGACATCGGTACTGCGGGACCCGAACCACGATGCGCCGGCCTGGATGCGAATCCTCTGGGCGGCCGTCATCGGTTTGTTGACCCTGGCCCTGTTGATTGCCGGCGGCTTGACCGCCTTGCAGAGTACGGTCGTGATCATGGGGTTGCCGTTCGCGTTCGTGCTTTTCCTGATGATGGTTGGTGTCTTCCGGGCGTTGCGGTTGGAAGGGCTGAAGGAGGATAGCCAGATGTCCAGTCTGGCGGGGCATCTCTCCGGACGCGTGGTAACGACGGAAAAAGGTATGCTCAACTGGCGCCAGCGGTTGACGCGCAGCGTGAGCTTCCCGGATCACAAGCAGGCGAGGACCTTTCTCGTCGATATTGCCAAACCGGCGATGGGCGAAATCTCCGAAGTCCTGGTCGACAAGGGATTCAAGGTACGCGTGGAAGAGGACAACGGCGTCAACGAGCATGTAGGACTGACGGTGGACCTGGGTGGCGAGCAGAACTTCACCTACCAGGTGTGGCCGCGCAAGTGCCTGATGCCGGCCTTTTCGATACGGGCGACCCGCAGCGATACCCACTACTACCGGCTTGAGGTGCATATCGGTGAAGGCGGCCAGGGATATGACCTGTTCGGGTATACCAGGGAGCAGGTGATCGCCGACATCCTGGATCAGTACGAACGCCACCTGTATTTCCTGCATAGTCAACGGGAGTTGCCTGGCGGCGACGCGATCATGCCGGAGAATACGACGTCATCGGAGGATGAGGGAGCTTCGAAAACATGAGTGAGACCAACTTCGACGAAACGTACGACTACATCATTGTCGGCTCGGGTTCCGCCGGTTCCGTGCTGGCGGACCGGTTGAGCGCCGATGGCCAGAATCAGGTGCTGGTGCTGGAGTTCGGCGGCAAGGATAACTCGGTCTATATCCAGATGCCGACGGCCTTCTCGATCCCCCTCAATAAGCCCCGGTTCGACTGGGGCTTTCACACCGAACGCGAGCCCGGTCTCAACGGTCGCTCCATCCATCAGGCACGGGGCA
The window above is part of the Marinobacter nanhaiticus D15-8W genome. Proteins encoded here:
- the betT gene encoding choline BCCT transporter BetT; this translates as MAEEAGSSAGKPSHEATSEEAHLNPIVFYGSVIGIVAFAVWTMVFTESASAVITAVLGWISNTFGWFYFIAVVVYLVFVICIGLSRYGKLRLGPAHSTPDFNVLTWAAMLFSAGIGIDLLFFCIAEPVTMFLAPPTGNPDEIEAARQALQLTFLHWGLSGWGVYTLVGMALAFFSYRHGLPLTIRSTLYPIFGKRIKGVIGHTVDTAAVLGTVFGIATSLGIGIIQLNFGLNYMFGVPDGTLTQAILAVLIVIFATISAVTGVDKGIRRLSEFNMLLALMLMLFVLFSGKTLFLLNALVMNIGDYLSEFVSLSMNTYAFDPPTDWLNAWTVFFWAWWIAWGPFVGLFLARISRGRTIGQFVAGTLILPLTFMMAWMSIMGNSAIDLVINDTGVANFGQQAMENPGSSIYLFMESYPWVGLTTIVVTILAVVFFVTSGDSGSLVLSNLTSVLRDPNHDAPAWMRILWAAVIGLLTLALLIAGGLTALQSTVVIMGLPFAFVLFLMMVGVFRALRLEGLKEDSQMSSLAGHLSGRVVTTEKGMLNWRQRLTRSVSFPDHKQARTFLVDIAKPAMGEISEVLVDKGFKVRVEEDNGVNEHVGLTVDLGGEQNFTYQVWPRKCLMPAFSIRATRSDTHYYRLEVHIGEGGQGYDLFGYTREQVIADILDQYERHLYFLHSQRELPGGDAIMPENTTSSEDEGASKT